From a single Oreochromis niloticus isolate F11D_XX linkage group LG4, O_niloticus_UMD_NMBU, whole genome shotgun sequence genomic region:
- the utp18 gene encoding U3 small nucleolar RNA-associated protein 18 homolog: MEDMSFIKLPATEGKQPAKKRAKPPQSSMEEEEERRRNVKNLAVLGEKNSSVKLLEELVFGAEEELLERLVEEDEDQTGLLLLEDKDEEEAKESEDEGGVRQELQPEKKAAWVDEDDELEEEVDMKHRFRRNLMKGETESTMTKQKLQQRMREQFQKAMGGTPSWAESSAQKRRRRRAEEEEDEDEEEEDDLLRRTGNFVASSDSLPSGILRVKKCLHANSARPSEDRLTTVQFHPSAQVVMTAGLDQSISLFQVDGKTNPKIQSIHLERFPVHKAQFSVDGETVIATSLKNKMFYLYDMMEGRVLPVHTVRGLNEARVKEFSVCPEGGALLLTGTNGYLHLLTLKTKEVVRSMKINGDVSGVAFSPDGSKVFANSEDGEVYVWDMRSSRCVNRFTDDGCVRGTSIATSQNGQYLACGSQSGVVNVYSQEVCLNSANPEPLKAVMNLLTSATALTFNPTSEILAIASRAEDEAVRLVHLPSLTVFSNFPVAKRKVVYRASCLDFSPHSGFFSLANNKGHAPLFRLLHYKEF, from the exons ATGGAGGACATGAGCTTCATTAAGCTGCCGGCCACTGAGGGCAAACAGCCGGCCAAGAAGAGGGCGAAACCCCCGCAGTctagcatggaggaggaggaggagcggcGGAGGAACGTAAAGAACCTGGCGGTGCTGGGGGAGAAGAACAGCTCGGTGAAGCTGCTGGAGGAGCTGGTGTTCGGGGCCgaggaggagctgctggagagACTCGTGGAG GAGGACGAGGACCAAACCGGACTCCTGCTGCTGGAGGACAAAGATGAAGAGGAGGCAAAGGAGTCTGAGGATGAGGGCGGAGTGCGGCAGGAGCTGCAGCCCGAGAAGAAAGCGGCGTGGGTGGACGAGGATGACGAGTTGGAGGAAGA GGTGGACATGAAGCACCGTTTCCGTAGAAACCTGATGAAAGGCGAGACAGAGTCCACCATGACCAAACAGAAACTGCAGCAGAGGATGAGGGAGCA GTTCCAGAAGGCGATGGGAGGAACTCCATCATGGGCGGAGAGCAGCGcccagaagaggaggaggaggagag ctgaggaggaggaggatgaagatgaggaggaggaggatgaccTGCTGAGGAGGACGGGGAACTTTGTGGCGTCCTCGGACAGCCTGCCCAGCGGCATCCTGAGG GTGAAGAAGTGTCTCCACGCCAATAGCGCCCGGCCGTCTGAGGACAGGCTGACCACCGTCCAGTTCCACCCCAGTGCTCAGGTCGTCATGACGGCCGGCCTCGACCAGTCCATCTCCCTGTTCCAG GTGGATGGGAAGACGAATCCGAAGATCCAGAGCATCCACCTGGAGCGCTTCCCCGTCCACAAGGCGCAGTTCAGCGTGGACGGGGAGACAGTGATCGCCACCAGCCTCAAGAACAAGATGTTCTACCTGTACGACATGATGGAGGGCCGTGTCTTACCTGTGCACACCGTCAGAG GTCTGAATGAAGCTCGAGTGAAGGAGTTTTCCGTGTGTCCTGAAGGAGGCGCTCTGCTGCTCACAGGCACTAACGGATACCTGCACCTCCTCACCCTCAAG ACAAAGGAGGTGGTTCGCAGTATGAAGATAAACGGTGATGTCAGCGGCGTCGCGTTCTCtcctgatggcagcaaagtCTTTGCAAACTCGG aggaTGGGGAGGTGTATGTGTGGGACATGCGCAGTAGTCGGTGTGTGAACAGGTTTACGGACGACGGCTGCGTGAGGGGAACTTCCATTGCCACTTCTCAAAACGGGCAGTACCTGGCCTGTGG CTCTCAGTCGGGTGTGGTCAATGTCTACTCCCAGGAGGTGTGTCTTAATTCAGCCAATCCAGAGCCTCTGAAGGCAGTGATGAACCTGCTGACCTCAGCGACCGCCCTGACCTTTAACCCCACATCGGAGATCCTGGCCATTGCGTCACGCGCAGAGGACGAGGCCGTGCGGCTG GTGCACCTGCCCAGCCTCACCGTCTTCTCCAACTTCCCCGTCGCCAAGAGGAAGGTCGTTTATCGAGCCAGCTGCCTCGACTTCTCCCCGCACAGCGGTTTCTTCTCACTGGCTAACAACAAAGGCCACGCCCCCCTCTTCAG GTTGCTGCATTACAAAGAGTTCTGA